The proteins below are encoded in one region of Candidatus Cloacimonadota bacterium:
- a CDS encoding dihydroorotase, protein MKTLIKNARVYLDGKLLKRELLIDGKKIALIAEKISDKADKTIDAAGAAVFPGFIDLHAHLRDPGQTYKEDIVTGTKSAAKGGFTAVCAMPNTVPITDNIASVEYIQLRAKEHGSARVYVVGALTKQSKGEEISEMATMKSGGIVGVSDDGKCVQNARLMLSCLRYAANFDIPVIVHPEDYALAGSGQIHSGKIATQMGLSGIPALAEEVIVARDIMLAESAGARLHIAHISTARSLELVRSAKERGLRVTCEVTPHHLVLTEEACGTFDTNTKMKPPLRSENDRLACIAALKEGLIDCIATDHAPHADFEKEREFDHAPFGIIGFETAFAVLYENLVIPKKISLATLVDNLTIHPARVLGLPGGVLKQGAAADLCIIDLKDYTTFTRENIVSKSKNTPWLDKTLATRVKYTFMNGKISYQDI, encoded by the coding sequence ATGAAAACGCTTATAAAAAATGCTCGTGTGTACTTAGATGGAAAGCTCTTGAAAAGAGAGCTATTGATAGATGGAAAAAAGATCGCGTTAATCGCAGAAAAGATTTCGGACAAGGCCGACAAGACTATCGATGCTGCTGGAGCAGCAGTATTCCCTGGTTTTATAGACCTACATGCTCATTTGAGGGATCCCGGACAGACCTACAAGGAAGACATCGTTACTGGTACAAAAAGTGCGGCAAAAGGTGGTTTTACAGCAGTGTGTGCCATGCCAAACACAGTGCCGATAACAGACAATATTGCCTCAGTGGAATACATACAATTAAGAGCCAAGGAACACGGAAGCGCCAGAGTGTATGTGGTCGGAGCCCTTACCAAACAGAGCAAGGGTGAAGAAATAAGTGAAATGGCAACGATGAAATCCGGAGGTATTGTAGGAGTAAGTGATGACGGGAAATGTGTTCAGAACGCTCGTTTGATGCTTTCATGCCTGCGTTATGCAGCAAATTTCGACATCCCTGTGATCGTGCATCCGGAGGATTATGCTTTGGCTGGAAGTGGACAGATTCATTCCGGAAAGATTGCTACTCAAATGGGGCTTTCTGGAATTCCAGCTTTAGCGGAAGAAGTGATTGTTGCCCGCGATATCATGTTGGCTGAAAGCGCCGGTGCCCGTTTGCATATAGCCCATATCTCTACTGCCAGATCTTTGGAATTGGTGCGCAGTGCGAAAGAGCGTGGACTCCGAGTTACTTGTGAGGTTACTCCTCATCACCTGGTTCTCACAGAGGAAGCATGCGGGACATTTGATACAAATACTAAAATGAAGCCTCCCCTTAGAAGCGAAAATGACCGCTTGGCATGCATTGCCGCTTTAAAAGAAGGGCTTATCGATTGTATAGCAACAGATCATGCTCCTCATGCCGATTTCGAGAAAGAACGTGAGTTTGATCACGCGCCATTTGGTATCATCGGATTCGAAACAGCATTTGCAGTTTTGTATGAGAACTTGGTTATCCCCAAAAAGATCAGTCTTGCCACTCTGGTAGATAATCTTACTATTCACCCAGCCAGAGTACTAGGTCTTCCAGGGGGTGTATTAAAACAGGGTGCAGCAGCGGATCTGTGTATCATCGATCTGAAAGACTACACCACTTTTACTCGGGAAAATATCGTGTCCAAGAGTAAAAATACGCCCTGGTTGGATAAAACTCTTGCCACCAGAGTAAAGTATACCTTCATGAATGGGAAAATAAGCTATCAGGATATATAA